From Paenibacillus graminis, a single genomic window includes:
- a CDS encoding NifU family protein gives MEENSILFDEVSEVLLKLRPFLLRDGGDAELVEVEHGVAKLRFLGACHGCPSATITLKAAIERAILEEIDDIKEVVQVF, from the coding sequence ATGGAGGAAAATAGTATTTTATTTGATGAAGTATCGGAAGTGCTTCTCAAACTGCGTCCTTTCTTACTGCGTGATGGCGGAGATGCAGAATTGGTTGAGGTTGAGCACGGCGTAGCTAAATTAAGATTTTTGGGAGCTTGCCACGGTTGCCCAAGTGCAACGATTACGTTAAAAGCCGCTATTGAGCGCGCAATTCTTGAGGAAATCGATGATATTAAAGAAGTTGTACAAGTATTTTAA
- a CDS encoding DUF6063 family protein, which produces MNYSLEQLQQASRLFFDLLRRKVISLDDPAAAECLQDNGAYDALQYMAKEGGCRIMNSGHRLHLLVNPLGSGFASNFTQLRNKYSRIERKTHLHIINIIILVFLAEMDQDEHHFKPGQDSMSYIQISDQVSSLFQAWIEMDSEGGFSRQWRLDIQAMHKVWTSLYMQTKSQEEADSLSRGASSRIGLIHEGMKLLEEEHLVFISENEKRIFPREELYERMRYLYHDVDRYKELKALIGRTLTEKEGEAHAAH; this is translated from the coding sequence ATGAACTATTCGCTAGAACAATTACAGCAGGCTTCGCGGCTGTTTTTTGACCTGCTGCGCCGGAAGGTGATTTCGCTGGATGATCCCGCAGCCGCAGAATGCCTTCAGGACAACGGAGCTTATGACGCCCTGCAGTACATGGCCAAAGAAGGAGGCTGCCGGATAATGAATTCGGGGCACCGCCTGCACCTGCTGGTCAATCCGCTGGGCTCGGGTTTTGCCAGCAACTTCACGCAACTCAGGAACAAATATTCACGGATTGAACGAAAAACCCATTTACATATCATCAACATCATTATTCTGGTGTTCCTGGCTGAGATGGACCAGGATGAGCACCATTTCAAGCCGGGTCAGGACAGCATGTCCTATATTCAAATCTCCGATCAGGTATCCTCGCTGTTTCAGGCATGGATCGAAATGGACAGCGAGGGCGGATTCAGCAGGCAGTGGCGCCTGGACATCCAGGCGATGCACAAGGTCTGGACCAGCCTCTACATGCAGACCAAAAGCCAGGAGGAAGCCGATTCTCTAAGCAGAGGAGCGAGCTCCCGGATCGGGTTGATTCATGAGGGCATGAAGCTGCTGGAGGAGGAGCATCTGGTCTTCATCTCGGAGAACGAGAAGCGGATTTTCCCCCGTGAAGAATTATATGAAAGAATGCGTTATCTGTACCATGATGTTGACCGTTATAAGGAACTGAAGGCACTGATCGGGCGCACTTTGACGGAGAAGGAGGGGGAAGCCCATGCCGCGCATTGA